One stretch of Prunus persica cultivar Lovell chromosome G1, Prunus_persica_NCBIv2, whole genome shotgun sequence DNA includes these proteins:
- the LOC18793157 gene encoding probable magnesium transporter NIPA9: protein MWESIFLTLAATAGNNIGKILQKKGTVILPPLSFKLKVIRAYALNRAWLIGFLMDIFGALLMLRALSLAPVSVIQPVSGCGLAILSIFSHFYLKEIMNAVDWMGITLAGIGTIGVGAGGEEQKASAISIFHLPWLAIVVAILFVLLNGWLRIYRRQRKEQELMEYDVVEEIIYGLESGILFGMASVISKMGFVFLEQGFPSMLVPICLIFSICCSGTGFFYQTWGLKHGRAIVVSTCAAVASIVTGVLAGMLALGERLPSAPTARLSLVLGWLFIIIGVILLVSSTRLVRNLPRPLRHFIQSGVDKNFSQRKSGSIRTRDSSPSTVIQAATLHHLIPTSSKEKA from the exons ATGTGGGAGTCGATCTTTCTAACGCTGGCGGCGACGGCCGGAAACAATATCGGAAAAATTCTTCAGAAGAAGGGCACCGTCattcttcctcctctctctttcaagCTCAAG GTGATCAGGGCGTATGCTTTGAACAGAGCTTGGTTGATAGGTTTTCTGATGGATATATTTGGAGCCTTGCTCATGTTGAGAGCATTATCTCTTGCTCCT GTATCTGTCATACAACCCGTTTCTGGGTGTGGACTTGCCATTCTTTCAATCTTTTCCCATTTTTATCTGAAGGAAATTATGAATGCTGTTGACTGGATGGGGATTACCTTAGCAGGCATTGGCACTATAG GAGTTGGTGCCGGAGGTGAGGAGCAAAAGGCTTCTGCTATATCTATTTTCCATCTACCATGGTTGGCAATTGTAGTCGCCATCTTGTTT GTACTACTGAATGGATGGCTACGCATCTACAGACGTCAACGCAAAGAACAGGAGTTG ATGGAATATGACGTTGTTGAAGAAATTATATACGGCTTGGAATCTGGCATTTTGTTTGG GATGGCATCTGTAATATCAAAGATGGGATTCGTATTCTTGGAGCAGGGTTTCCCCAGCATGCTGGTTCCTATATGCCTGATATTCAGCATATGTTGTAGTGGTACAGGGTTTTTTTACCAG ACTTGGGGGTTAAAGCATGGGAGGGCAATTGTGGTGTCTACATGTGCTGCTGTGGCATCAATTGTGACTGGTGTGCTTGCTGGAATGCTTGCTTTGGGTGAAAGATTGCCTTCAGCGCCAACCGCTCGTCTTTCACTTGTGCTTGGATG gctatttataattattggCGTGATTTTACTTGTGAGTTCGACACGGCTGGTGCGAAACCTTCCTCGGCCTTTACGGCATTTTATCCAGAGTGGTGTTGATAAGAACTTCAGCCAGAGAAAATCCGGGTCTATCCGCACTAGGGATTCGAGCCCTAGCACTGTTATTCAGGCAGCAACTCTGCATCATTTGATACCAACTTCGTCTAAAGAAAAggcttga